GGATACTGTGCCTAATCAATCGGCAGATAATGAGATGGTCAGTGAATATAAGGTCGATGGCCCTTTCTTGGGCGCGTTGAAAAGAGACCTGTTGCTTTCTTATCGTCGCAAAAGTGACCTGGTTAACCCACTGATCTTCTTTCTGATGGTGGCAACACTATTTCCTCTGGGAGTGAGTCCAGATCCTGGGTTTTTAGCTGATGTTGCACCCGGTGTGGTTTGGGTCGCTGCACTGTTGGCGACCTTGTTATCGATGGATAGCTTGTTTCGTTCTGATTTTGAGGACGGCACTCTGGAGCAAATGCTGCTTAGCCCTCAGCCACTATATATGGTGGTATTGGCTAAAGTGCTTGCGCACTGGATGCTAACCGGGTTGCCGTTAACGTTGTTGGCGCCTTTGCTGGGTGTCATGTTGTTTCTACCCGCAGATGGGATGAGTGGTCTGGTGATTAGTTTATTACTGGGTACTCCTACGCTGAGTCTGGTGGGTGCAATAGGTGCAGCATTAACCGTTGGCTTGCGTAAAGGGGGGGTGTTGATTTCGCTATTGGTACTACCTCTCTATATTCCTGTGCTGATATTTGGCAGTGCTGCAGTTCAGGGAGCAGTAACAGGGCTTCCGTTAGGTGGGTATTTTGCCATATTGGGTGCGATGCTCTCGCTTGGGTTGGTGATGGCTCCGTTGGCAATTGGTGCCGCATTAAGAATTAGTGTAAGTGGGTAATAACCCTTTAAGGTTGAAAAATGGCTGATAAAAAGTGGATGCCTCGTTGGTTCTATCAACTTGCTTCTCCTCGCTGGTGTTATGACATTACAGGAAAATTACTACCGATTTTTGCTATAGCTGCTGTAGTGATGTTGGTGGCAGGTGCTGTCTGGGCCTTGGTCTTTGCTCCGGCTGATTATCAGCAGGGGAATAGCTTCCGGATAATCTATATTCATGTTCCTGCTTCTATTCTGGCGCAATCTTGTTACATGTTGATGGCTGTCGCCGGCGCGATTGGCCTGATCTGGAAAATGAAAGTCGCTGATATGGTCGCTAAGTCCTGTGCACCTATTGGCGCTACGATAGCTATTTTATCTCTGGCGACGGGTGCTATCTGGGGGAAGCCGACCTGGGGCTCCTGGTGGGTATGGGATGCTCGCTTGACCTCAATGTTGATTTTGTTCTTCCTTTATCTTGGGATAATTGCCCTTAATTCTGCTATTGAAAATGCCCAGACTGCTGCTCAGTCGACAGCGGTATTGGCTTTGGTAGGTTTGGTGAATATTCCTATCATCAAATATTCTGTGGACTGGTGGAATACATTGCATCAGCCCGCGACGTTTACACTGACTGAGCGTCCAGCAATGCCTTCAGAGATGTGGGTACCATTGTTGGTTATGGTGATCGGCTTCTACTGTTTTTTTGCCGTGGCGATGATGCTGCGCTTACGTAATGAAATTATCCAGCGCGAGCGTCGTAGCAGCTGGGTACGTGACCTGATTACCGGTTGAGGGAATTACCTTGAGTTTTGAATCATTTGCCGAATTTATCGACATGGGTGGCCATGGCCTCTATGTCTGGTTGAGCTATGCAATTGCGTTGGTTGTGATTGTTTCTAATATAGTAAATCCTTTGATGCAAAAGCGTCAGATCTTTATCGAGCAGGCCCGCAGGCTGCGCAGGGAGAATCCGAAGTCATGAACCCGAAACGTAAGCAGCGCCTGATTATCGTGTTATTTATTGTGTTTGGTGCGGCGATAGCTGTAGGACTGGTGATGTACGCGCTGAATCAGAATATTAACCTCTTTTATTCGCCAACGGATATCGTTGAGAATAAAGCGCCAGAGGGAACTCGCATAAGGGCGGGAGGTATGGTCGTTGAAGGCAGTGTGATACGTGATACTCAAAGCCTTAAGGTTACATTCGATATGACTGACTACGCTAATGCGGTGACAGTGACTTTTACGGGTATCTTGCCTGATCTGTTCCGTGAGGGGCAGGGAATCGTGGCTCAGGGAGCTATGAATAGTGAAGGTGTATTTGAGGCGGTGGAAGTACTGGCTAAGCATGATGAGAATTATATGCCGCCAGAGGTTGCTGAGGCACTGGAAAAAGCCGGCAAAATGCCTGATCAAATCCGTGCACAGGGAGCTGAGTAATTATGATTCCTGAACTGGGACAATATGCGCTGATTCTGGCGCTTTGCATGTCTGCTTTACTTGCAGTAGTACCGATGGTGGGTGCTTCTGTAGGTAATGCGTTATTGATGAATTACGCCCGGCCCTTAGCTATGGGTATGTTTTTCTTTCTTATCATTAGTATTCTTTGTTTGGGTTATTCCTTCGTTGTTGATGATTTTTCCGTCGCTTATGTTGCGACGAACTCTAATACTTTATTACCCTGGTATTATAAGATCAGTGCAATCTGGGGGGGGCATGAAGGCTCTCTATTACTCTGGGTTGTGATCCTGAGCGGCTGGACAGTCGCCGTTGCCGTAAAGAGTAAAAACCTGCCACTGGAAATTATCTCCAGGGTGCTTGGGGTGATGGGGATCACCGGTGTGGGCTTTATACTCTTCACCTTGATGACATCCAGTCCATTTGACCGTCATTTGCCACAGTTCCCCGTTGAAGGCGGAGATCTTAATCCACTACTGCAGGATATCGGCCTGATTATTCATCCGCCGATGCTGTATATGGGCTATGTAGGTTTTTCGGTTGCGTTTGCCTTTGCTATCGCTGCCTTATTAACGGGACGATTAGATTCGGCATGGGCACGCTGGTCACGCCCCTGGACATCGGTTGCCTGGGCTTTTCTGACACTGGGTATTGCTCTGGGAAGCTGGTGGGCATACTACGAGCTTGGCTGGGGCGGCTGGTGGTTCTGGGATCCGGTGGAAAATGCATCCTTTATGCCCTGGCTGGTTGGTACTGCACTGGTTCACTCTTTAGCGGTTACCGAGAAGCGCGGGGTCTTTAAAAGCTGGACTGTGCTATTAGCCATTTTTGCTTTCTCTCTGAGTTTGTTAGGTACATTTCTGGTACGTTCTGGGGTTTTAACCTCAGTACATGCTTTTGCCTCTGACCCTGATCGCGGTTATTTTATTTTGGCCTTACTGGTCATTACGATTGGCGGCTCTCTTATTCTGTACGCGGTAAAAGCCGGTAATGTGAAGAGTGAATCAAGCTTTGCGCTGCTGTCTCGCGAATCATTGCTGTTAGTCAATAATATTTTGTTAGTGGTGTCGGCGATGATGGTTCTGTTGGGGACAATCTACCCATTGATTGTCGATGCGATGGGCTGGGGTAAAATCTCAGTGGGCCCTCCGTACTTCAATTCACTCTTTGTTCCGCTGATGTTACTCGTGTCCGGAGTGTTGGGCATAGGTGTTGCGTCCCGGTGGCGAGATACGTCTGTTTCTTTTCTATTGAAGCAGCTTTGGTTACCTGCTGTAGCTAGTGTGATAGCAGGGTTATTGTCTCAGTACCTTTATGCTGGTGAGTTTAATTTAGTTGTTGCGGGTGTTATGACCCTGGTCTTTTGGGTTGTCTTCAGTAGCGTGCGAGATTTTTGGAAGAAGATCTCTGGTCGTAGCAATCTGAAAGCAGCTGTAGCCGGTATGTCACGTAGCTATTTTGGCATGATTCTGGCCCATACCGGACTGGCAGTTGCTGTGGTTGGTGTGGTGATGGTGACAACTTACAACGAAGAGCGTGATTTGAGAATGGCGCCGGGTGAGGTGCTTAGCTTTAATGAGTATCAGTTTGAGTTTATCGGAGCTAAGAAAGTTCAGGGGCCCAACTATAGTTCAGATATGGGCGTGATACGGGTCCTGTATAAGGGTGAGGTTTATGGCGAACTGAATCCGGAAAAACGCTTTTATCCGGCACGGGGTAATGTCATGACGGAAGCGGATATCGATCCAGGACTTTTCCGGGATCTGTATGTCGCTCTGGGTGAACCGCTGGGGAATGGTGCCTGGGCTGTTCGTGTTCAGCATAAGCCTTTTGTTCGCTGGCTCTGGCTTGGTGGTTTGCTGATGACAGCAGGAGGCCTCTTGGCCGCGACTGACCCTCGATACCGTAAACAAGCCCAGCGTGATGCCGCCCGTGCGGCTGCCTGATTTGATTTTTCGATAGGCATTTTTCGATAGGAATACTGATGCGCCGATTAATAGCTATTTTACCTTTAGTTCTGTTTGTGGGTTTAGGCCTGTTTCTCTGGAACGGCATAGGCAAAGACAGCACGACGATTCCCTCGCCGTTGATCGATAAGCCGATGCCGGATTTTCGTCTGACAGCGCTGCTTGATGAACAGCGGATTCTGACAGCCGCCGATCTGAAAGGGCGTCCAGCACTGCTGAATGTCTGGGCTACATGGTGTCCAACCTGTAAGCAGGAACATGCACAACTGAATCGTATTGCGCGCGATGAAGGTGTCACTATTTATGGTGTTAACTATAAGGATGATCGGGCTAAGGCGCAGGTTTGGCTGGATAAATACCTGAACCCTTATGCTCTGAATATCTTTGATCCAGAAGGTAAGCTTGGTTTGAATCTTGGCGTATATGGCGCTCCAGAAACGTTTATTCTGGATGCTCAGGGTGTTATTCGCTATAAGCACGTAGGGGCAGTTGATCAAAGGGTCTGGAGCCAGTTGCGTGAGAGAATGAAGCAGTTGGAGGGGAACTGATGCTGCGATTTTTTTGCTTAGTTGCGTTATTTTGCTTTAGTGGTTTAGCTGCTGCGGCCATCGATACTTATGAATTTAGTGATGATGCTACCCGGGAACGGTTCCAGTCTTTAGCGGCAGAATTACGCTGTCCTAAATGTCAGAATCAAAACATTGCCGATTCCAACTCCCCTATTGCAAAAGACCTACGTGTAGAACTTCATCGGATGTTAGAAGATGGTGCTGACGATGATCAGATTGTTGATTTCATGGTGACTCGCTATGGTGAATTTGTACTTTATCGCCCACGGGTATCCAACCAGACATATCTGCTTTGGTATGGGCCTGCCGCGTTATTACTGATAGGTGTCGTAGTGGTATTGGTTGTCAGTGGAAAACGAAAGAAAGTAGAGCCGGGTAAGCCGAAGAGTGGCTTGAGCGATACAGAAAAACAGCGACTTGATCAGCTATTGAAACAGGAAGAGGATAAATGACGGCGCTATGGCTAGGAATCGCACTGCTTTCACTTTTGGCAGTCGCATTTGTGTTACTTCCGGTATACCGGGCCCGACAGTTAGAGGCTGACAGCCTGCCTGATGTAAATCGTCGGGAGCTGAATATTACGATCTATCAGGAGCGTTTGTCTGAGTTGGATGCTGAATTAACAGCAGGAACTCTGGATCAGGAAAACTATGCTTCACTGAAACTGGAATTGGAACGTAACCTGCTCCAGGATGTTGATGATACGGTTGAAAGTTCGTCAACGATTGCGATTAATGTTACGCGTCAGTCAATTATTACGGCGTTTGTATTAGCTATGCTGTTACCCGCAATGGGTTTGGCTTTATACAGTCAGTATGGTCGCTCAAGTGATTTGTCCGTTGCACTGAATCAACCGGCTGATCCTTTCAATGGTAAGCAGCCTACAGTCGATGAAGCGATCGCTGCGTTGCAGGATAAGCTTACGCAGCAGCCTGAAAATCCTGAAGGTTGGTACTTGTTAGCGAATACGTTTATGAGTATGCAGAACTATACGGCTGCTGCCGAGGGTTATGCTAATGCGCTGACATACCTGCCTAAAGATGCGCCTCAGTACGCAGGGGTTAATGGTCAGTATGCTCAGGCGCTGTTTTTTGCCAGTAATGGGACAATGAATGACCAGATTCGTAAGGAAGTTGAAAAAACGCTGACGCTCGAGCCTTTTGAAGTGACCGCTTTGGGGTTGTTAGGAATAGAGGCCTATGAATCGGGTAATTATCGTGATGCCATGGGGTTCTGGCAGAAGGGGTTGCGTAATGCAACGGGTGAACAGGCTGATTCTTTGAGATCAGGCGTACGCTCTGCCCGGGATAAGCTTATAGCGGCAGGTGAGACTGTTCCGGATCTGCCTGAAATTGTGGAGGCAAAACTAGAGCTGACAGTGAGTTTAAAGCCTGAGCTTCAGAGTTTAGTCAAACCGGATATGACGGTCTTTGTCTTTGCACGACCGGTAGGCGGTCGTATGCCCCTGGCAGCAAAGCGCTTAACAGTTGCTGATTTGCCCGTATCTTTGGTTCTGGACGATAGTCTTTCTATGAGTCCGGATGCGCTGCTTTCTTCTGCCGATCAGGTTGAAGTTGTTGCACGCATATCTGCGTCAGGACAGCCTCGGCCTGCGGCTGGAGATTTGAGTGGAATGATTTCTCCTGTTGCTGTTCATGATCAAGTTGATATATTAGAACTATCTATTGATCAAGTTGTTGAATGAGTATTAGCGTTCGGCATAATAGAGATGACGAACCACGCATATAAATTTGAATAAGGGTAGCATCAGGCGATGGAATTAGGACTACGTGAATGGCTGATTATCGGTGGCGCGATAGTTGTTCTCCTGATTGTGTTGGATGGCTGGCGGCGCATGCGTGGCGGCGGCAATAATCTGAAAATGAAAATTGACAGATCTTTGTCTGATATCCCTGAGGTGCCTGATGACTCCTTTAATCCGGAATTACCCGGTGGTGGTGCGCGGGTTATCGGGCAAGAAGGGGGCGTTACTGCTCCTCCTGTTATTACTGAACCGACTATATCTACAAAACGCCAGGAGCCAGTTTTTGGAAACGATGAACTGGACCTTTCACCCGTTCGACCAGTATCGCCTGAACCAAAGCCACTAAAAAGCCCCTTAAACGAAACTCCTCAAAGGGGATATCAGTCTGATGCTCCGGAAGAACAGGATCCTCTGTTTGCCTCCGCCGATAGCTTTCCCCCTCACTCTGATGGACCTTCGTTTAATGAACTGAGTGAAGGAGTCTCTGCGGTGCGGGTGATTCCAGCAGTAAAGCCTGAGCCAGAGTTATTTGAAGAAGAGGACATTCCAGTCGTCGATGAGCCTATACTTGTTCAGCCAGAGCCAGAGCCAGAGCCAGAGCCAGAGCCAGAGCCAGAGCCAGAGCCAGAGCCAGAGCCAGAGCCAGAGCCAGAGCCAGAGCCAGAGCCAGAGCCAGAGCCAGTTGCTGATATTGAAGAACTTGAGAATGAAGATCTTTTCGCTGAGGTCGGAGAACAACCGCAAATGTTGACAGAAGAGGCGGCTGAAGAGGTTGGCGTAGTTGATCTGTTTACGGAAGGTGCGCCTTCTAACGATAGAGCTGACCTGTTTGAACCTGAGTACAGAAAAAAGCCCGCTCTCTATTCGGCAGATGAAGATGACCTGATTGCATCGTTACCTGATGGATTTCGCATAGAGACACCATCTGAAGGCTCTGTAGTGGAAGAAGATCATGATTTCGATCTTACCCGTCCGGTCAGTGAGTTAGTTCGTCCGGTAAAGGATGAGGATAACCAGCCTGAACAGACGGCAATGGAACTGCCAGAACAGCAAGCAAGTATGTTTACGCTTATGGATGATCCTGAGCCAGAATCCAAAGCAGATGAACTGGTTTTCTCTGCAATGGAAGCTGACCAGGTTGTGCCTGACGAAGGTTTGTTTGTTGATGAAGTGGCAGAGCCAGAGGCTGATGTTTTGGCCGAAGTGGGGTCGGATGCTGATAAGCTACAACAAAACGCTTCTATGATCGGCATGAAGGGACAGCCTCTGCAGAAAATACCTGAAGCAGATAAAGTGCTGGTGATCTCTGTCGTTTCTCCTGATGGTGGCGATAGCTTCGCGGGTAGCAACTTATTACAGATCGTTTTAGCCTGCGGTATGCGTTACGGTGATATGAAAATATTTCATCGTTATGAAGATGGAATCGATAAAGGCGCGATTCAGTTTAGTATGACTAACGCGCTTGAACCTGGCTATTTTGAAATTGATACGATGGATAACATAGAAACACGGGGGGTCACGTTCTTTATGTCGATGGAAGAACCTCGTGATGTTATGAATGCCTACGAATGCATGTTGGCTACTGCAGATGCGGTCGCTAAAAATCTACATGGTGTGTTGTTAGATGAAAATCGTTCCACCATGAGAGATCAAACCAAAGAACACTACCGTGAGCGTATTCGTCGTTATGAGATGCGTAAGCTGAAAAAAACTACAACCGCCTGATATCCCCAGACCACGCCCATGAATCTTGATAGTCCCGTTACGCAGCTGTTAGAACAGCTGCGCGATCAATTGCGTCATCATAATTATCAATATTATGTTCTCGATAATCCACAGCTTCCGGATGCGGAGTATGATCGGCTGTTTCAACAGTTGACGCAGTTGGAACGAGAGAATCCTGAATTAATTACCGCTGATTCGCCTACTCAAAGAGTGGGTGCTGAGCCACTGGCTGCCTTTAATCAGGTTAGCCACGAAATGCCGATGTTATCACTTGATAACGCATTCTCTGAAGAGGACATGCAGGGGTTTGAAAAGCGAGTACGGGATCGGTTGAAAATGGCCGATGATATAACACTACAATTTGCCTGTGAGCTAAAGTTAGACGGTATTGCGGTCAGTCTGCTCTATGAGAACGGGTTTTTGGTACGAGGGGCGACCCGGGGAGACGGTAGTACGGGTGAGGATATTACGCTGAATGTACGTACCATTCCTTCTATTCCGCTAAAACTGATGGGGAATGGGTATCCCGAGCGCCTTGAAGTCCGTGGTGAGATTTACATGCCCAGCAAAGGCTTTGCCCGGCTTAATGAGCTTGCGTTGAAACGCGGAGAAAAGCCTTTCGTAAATCCTCGTAATGCCGCCGCCGGTAGTCTGCGACAGCTGGACCCCAAAATTACAGCTCAGCGCCCACTGGAGATGTGTTGTTATTCGGTTGGTGTGGTTAGTGGAGGAGAGCTACCTGATACCCATGCGGCTATTCTGGAAAAGCTGGCGACATGGGGATTAAAGATCAATGCTGAAATGGCAGTGGTTGAGGGTGTTCAAGGCTGTATGGATTACTTTGAAAGGCTTTCAGTGAAGCGTAGCCAGCTATCTTATGAGATTGATGGGATAGTCTTTAAAGTGAATGCATTGGCGCTACAACAGCAGCTGGGTTTCGTCTCAAGGGCGCCTCGTTGGGCGATCGCTCATAAGTTTCCCGCTCAGGAAGAGATCACCACGGTTAATGCTATCGAGTTTCAGGTGGGAAGAACCGGCGCGATCACGCCGGTAGCCCGCTTAAAACCAGTCTTTGTCGGCGGTGTGACAGTCAGTAATGCAACGCTGCATAATATGGATGAAGTAGAGCGTCTGGACGTACGTGCAGGTGATACGGTGATTGTACGCAGAGCTGGGGATGTTATTCCCCAAGTGGTATCGGTTGTACTTGATCGTCGCATCGGATCGCCAGAGCCCGTCCATATGCTCGATCGTTGTCCTGTGTGCGACTCGGAAGTTGTTCGCATTGAAACCGAAGCGGTAGCGCGTTGCTCTGGTGGCTTAAGTTGTGCCGCTCAGCGTAAAGAAGCGTTAAAACACTATGTTTCGCGTAAGGCGATGGATATTGATGGTCTGGGTGAAAAACTAATCGATAGCCTGGTAGAAAAAGAACTGGTACACAGCCCTGCTGACCTTTACCAACTGCACCATCTGCAACTTGCGAGCATGGAGCGGATGGGGGATAAGTCTGCGACAAAGCTGTTGCAAAGTATCGAGAAAAGTAAAGCAACCGAGCTGGCAAATTTTATCTATTCATTGGGTATTCGTGAAGTGGGTGAGGCAACCGCCAGAACGCTATCGGTTCATTTTGGATCTGTTGAAGCGATAGTTGCAGCCAGTGAAGAACAGCTTCAGGAAGCCCCTGATGTTGGGCCAATTGTGGCGCAGTATATCGTGAGTTTTTTCCATCAGGTGCATAACCTTGAAGTGATAGATGCGCTACGAAATGCTGGTGTACATTGGCAGGATGTTGAGGTGGATCATCATACTCTGCCCCTGACAGGACAAACATGGGTATTAACCGGTACGCTGGAACAGATGCCCCGCGCTGAGGCTAAAAAGCAGTTGCAGGCGTTAGGTGCTAAAGTTGCAGGAAGTGTGTCCAAGAACACTGATTGCGTGGTGGCAGGGCCGGGGGCCGGCTCTAAGCTACAAAAGGCAGAAGAGTTAAGTATCCCGGTGATAGATGAGCAGCAGATGTTGGTTTTGTTAGCGAGCTACAATAATTAAATGGAGTGACTGAGTGAGATACAGACTGGTACAACTTTGTTTATTAAGTGCCTTGTTCCTGCAGGGATGCACTCAGATTACTCAGGTCGTTCCTGAACGCTTTATCACCCCGGACAATCCTTTCTGTCGCGGGCTTTATCAACATAATGACTGGCTAGATGCTGTGGTAACAACCGAGAGTCGCTGGGGGTTACCGCTGCATATAGCATTGGCAGAACTTAATATGCCCATCGGCACTGAGGCCAGTGAATACATTAGTCCCGATTCATCTGACTGGGAAGAGTATCGCCTGGCCACGGAGAACTGGAATGGTCAGTACTCTGACATTGAAACAGCGCTGGATTTCCTCGGTTGGCATGCGCAGATGGCAGCTCAGCGAAATAATTTGACAATGGACCAGGCTGGTCAGCTTTATATTGCATCGCGAATCGGTCATGGCGGGCTACATAGAATGGAGAATGATTCGGATTTACGCTTAGTCCGTGAGTCGGTAAAGGTTGATCAACGTGCTCAACAATATCGGTCTGACCTCAAATACTGCCCACGGATCAGAGAGCGTGCAGGCAGCTTCTTTCGCTTGCCTTTTTAACCGTGATAATTCCTTGGGAGCAAGTCAGTTCAGAAACCCTGACGTCAATGATTGAGGAGTTTGTTACCCGTGATGGCACCGATTATGGTGATGTTGAGGTGGGGCTTGAGACGCGCGTTGAGCAGGTTCGGTCTAAACTAAAGCAGGGTGTTGCTGTGATTTTGTTCAGCCAGAGTACAGGGCGGTGCAATATAGTAGCACGTGATAGTTTATAAGCGCTTGGGTGTTCGTGTTATGTGCGCTTTAACTCAGTGCTGAGGGTGGCTTTATGGATCAGTTAGAACAGATTACCGCGTTAATTGCGTTGACTATGGGTGTTGGCTGGGCCAGCGGCATTAATTTATACGCTACTATTCTGATGCTCGGTGTCATGGCTAATATGGGTAACCTTCAACTTCCCGCTGAGTTAGAGATTCTGGCTGACCCCATGGTGCTGATGGCAGCAGGCTTCATGTATTGTGTTGAATTCTTTGCTGACAAAGTTCCGGGTGTGGATACCGGATGGGATACGCTGCATACCTTTATCAGGATACCTGCGGGTGCTGCTTTGGCGGCTGGTGCGGTTGGTGATATGAACGGTGCGGTAGTACTCGCAGCGGCACTGGTGGGCGGGTCGCTGTCGGCAACCAGTCATGCGCTTAAAGCAGGTGGCCGAGTGATGATTAACACTTCACCAGAGCCTGTCACTAACTGGACCGCTTCTATAACAGAAGATCTGGCAGTCTTCGGGGGGTTATGGGCTGCGTTCAACTACCCCATCGCCTTTTTGGTTGGGCTGGTACTGTTTATTGCTTTAGTGGTTTGGTTGTTGCCAAAAATCTGGCGTGGTGTAAAAAAAGTATTTGCTTTTCTGGCAGGACTTTTTGGACATAAATCTGAAACTGTACAAATAGATGAGGGGGGCGCGCTACCGCATCGGAAACCGTAGCCGCTCTCAACCCTGCAGTATCTACTGATTTATGGTGCGCGGCTATCAAGCCACTCGTTGTTGATCAATGACTGA
The genomic region above belongs to Amphritea japonica ATCC BAA-1530 and contains:
- a CDS encoding DUF4126 domain-containing protein, which produces MDQLEQITALIALTMGVGWASGINLYATILMLGVMANMGNLQLPAELEILADPMVLMAAGFMYCVEFFADKVPGVDTGWDTLHTFIRIPAGAALAAGAVGDMNGAVVLAAALVGGSLSATSHALKAGGRVMINTSPEPVTNWTASITEDLAVFGGLWAAFNYPIAFLVGLVLFIALVVWLLPKIWRGVKKVFAFLAGLFGHKSETVQIDEGGALPHRKP